One Nocardia sp. BMG111209 DNA segment encodes these proteins:
- a CDS encoding GNAT family N-acetyltransferase, with amino-acid sequence MRLTNVAHLRLPFGRLLGFDVVAGPVGRALPVSFDQGRHVGAGDRAGSWMALSLKLSAPVPLDELATAWLAVIERHGTLRTVFVPGEDGAPRLHEVDILPGGWVEHGIAAGQAVNDALRGVLDRACSPYSRPSHRLCVLETAVGPTVVIAADHSHVDMWSMLVIARDLLAALAAVQNGRKPSLPPAPAFAEHTRALRDRPPAPAEVRSRWAEVLANSGDVMPRFPLSLGEATLQEERVEVRDVLDVDDSAAFSAQARGDGVSTLALVVGAMTEVTRDLAGTALRAVFPVHSRYDPTWHDSVGWFITNSVLESADSDPRASAEAVKEAVRMGSWPLEDILRPWGGMPEAPGMFAISWLDLRRLPVRVDATGLEAQYVGATIRTDGVMLWFILDEAGLHLRCRYPDTPEARRHVGAWLDTLIARLRSRARASIGGRLRLGDRIYRVQRAERTDVPALVELLSDDEIGRTREGFDIARYEEAYDAVTRDPSHYLAVVRDEADRIVGTMQLTIIPGLSRGGATRLQIEGVRVAAAERSRGIGTAMLEWAHDHGRHRGATLAQVTTDRARERAHAFYARLGYDNSHVGLKRAL; translated from the coding sequence ATGCGGCTGACCAACGTCGCGCACCTGCGCCTCCCGTTCGGCCGCCTGCTCGGCTTCGATGTCGTCGCGGGGCCGGTGGGCCGGGCATTACCCGTGTCCTTCGACCAGGGCCGGCACGTCGGGGCCGGTGACCGGGCGGGATCGTGGATGGCGTTGTCCCTCAAGCTCTCCGCGCCGGTACCGCTCGACGAACTCGCGACCGCGTGGCTGGCGGTGATCGAACGGCACGGCACGCTGCGGACGGTCTTCGTACCGGGCGAGGACGGTGCGCCCCGGCTGCACGAGGTCGACATCCTCCCCGGCGGCTGGGTCGAGCACGGGATCGCCGCGGGACAGGCGGTCAACGACGCGCTGCGCGGCGTACTGGACCGCGCGTGCTCACCGTACAGCCGCCCGTCGCACCGGCTGTGCGTCCTCGAGACCGCGGTGGGACCGACCGTGGTGATCGCCGCCGACCACTCGCACGTCGACATGTGGTCGATGCTGGTGATCGCGCGCGATCTGCTCGCCGCGCTGGCCGCGGTGCAGAACGGCCGCAAACCGTCGCTACCGCCGGCGCCCGCCTTCGCCGAGCACACCCGCGCGCTGCGGGACCGCCCGCCGGCGCCCGCCGAGGTGCGCAGCCGCTGGGCCGAGGTGCTGGCCAACAGCGGCGACGTGATGCCGCGGTTCCCGCTGTCGCTGGGCGAGGCGACCTTGCAGGAGGAGCGCGTGGAGGTGCGCGACGTCCTCGACGTCGACGACAGCGCCGCGTTCTCGGCGCAGGCCCGCGGCGACGGCGTCTCGACCCTGGCGCTGGTGGTCGGGGCGATGACCGAGGTGACCCGCGATCTGGCCGGCACCGCGCTGCGGGCCGTATTTCCGGTGCACAGCCGGTACGACCCCACCTGGCACGACTCGGTGGGGTGGTTCATCACCAATTCGGTGCTCGAGTCGGCCGACTCCGATCCCCGGGCCAGCGCGGAGGCGGTGAAGGAGGCGGTCCGGATGGGGTCCTGGCCGCTCGAGGACATCCTGCGCCCGTGGGGCGGAATGCCCGAGGCGCCGGGCATGTTCGCGATCTCGTGGCTGGATCTGCGCCGACTACCGGTCCGGGTCGACGCGACCGGTCTGGAGGCCCAGTACGTCGGCGCGACGATCCGGACCGACGGTGTGATGCTCTGGTTCATCCTCGACGAGGCGGGCCTGCACCTGCGCTGCCGCTACCCCGACACCCCCGAGGCGCGGCGGCATGTCGGCGCCTGGCTGGACACGCTGATCGCCCGGCTCCGGTCGCGGGCGCGGGCCTCGATCGGCGGCCGGCTCCGGCTCGGCGACCGGATCTACCGCGTGCAGCGCGCGGAGCGTACCGACGTCCCGGCGCTGGTCGAACTGCTTTCCGACGACGAGATCGGCCGTACCCGTGAGGGTTTCGACATCGCCCGGTACGAGGAGGCCTACGACGCGGTCACCCGCGATCCCTCGCACTATCTGGCGGTGGTCCGCGACGAGGCCGACCGCATCGTCGGCACCATGCAGCTCACCATCATTCCGGGACTGTCCCGCGGCGGCGCCACCCGCCTCCAGATCGAGGGAGTCCGGGTCGCGGCCGCGGAACGCTCCCGCGGCATCGGAACCGCGATGCTCGAGTGGGCCCACGACCACGGCAGGCACCGCGGCGCGACCCTCGCCCAGGTCACCACGGACCGGGCCCGCGAACGAGCCCACGCCTTCTACGCCCGCCTCGGCTACGACAACAGTCACGTCGGGCTGAAACGCGCCCTCTGA
- a CDS encoding VOC family protein, with product MTVHRMDHAGLVVEDLAAAVAFFVELGLEVEGEATVGGPWADELLGLDGVRADIVMVRTPDGHGRVELSTFHSPPPLAPAPVAPVNALGIPRLTFVVDDVDDVLDRLRAHGAELVGTVARYEDICRYCYLRGPAGVLIGLVEELR from the coding sequence ATGACGGTCCACCGGATGGATCACGCCGGACTCGTGGTCGAGGATCTCGCGGCGGCGGTCGCGTTCTTCGTCGAACTCGGCCTGGAAGTGGAGGGCGAGGCGACCGTCGGGGGTCCGTGGGCCGACGAACTGCTCGGACTCGACGGTGTCCGGGCGGATATCGTCATGGTCCGGACCCCGGACGGCCACGGCCGGGTCGAACTGTCGACCTTCCACTCCCCGCCGCCCCTCGCCCCCGCGCCGGTCGCACCGGTGAACGCGCTGGGTATCCCGCGCCTGACCTTCGTCGTCGACGATGTGGACGACGTCCTCGATCGCCTGCGCGCGCACGGCGCCGAACTCGTGGGCACGGTGGCCCGGTACGAGGACATCTGCCGGTACTGCTACCTCCGCGGCCCGGCCGGCGTCCTGATCGGGCTGGTCGAGGAACTTCGCTGA
- a CDS encoding alpha/beta fold hydrolase, producing the protein MPTFRVPGADLDVELSDEGGHPVVQLHGLTSSRHRDRLMDLDLGRGLSGTRLLRYDARGHGFSTGRTVPEDYRWPVLADDLLQLLDHWFPGEQVHGVGPSMGTGTLLHAAVRDPGRFAGLTLLVPSTAWHTRAAKAGIYRENARLIEEHGLAAFLSADLTAPRPPATAGTPETGPDVAERLLPALFRGAAMSDLPDPEAIATIDVPTTILAWIDDPAHPVSTAETLLGLLPDATLEVARTPADLARWPKILCEDVARHG; encoded by the coding sequence GTGCCGACCTTCCGCGTCCCCGGCGCCGACCTCGACGTGGAGCTGAGCGACGAGGGTGGCCATCCCGTCGTCCAACTCCACGGTCTCACCTCGAGCCGCCATCGCGATCGCCTGATGGATCTGGATCTGGGCCGCGGGCTCAGCGGAACCCGGCTGCTGCGGTACGACGCACGCGGACACGGGTTTTCGACCGGCCGTACCGTCCCCGAGGACTATCGGTGGCCGGTACTGGCCGACGATCTGCTGCAACTGCTCGACCACTGGTTCCCCGGTGAACAGGTGCACGGTGTCGGTCCCTCGATGGGCACCGGGACCCTGCTGCACGCCGCGGTCCGCGACCCCGGCCGATTCGCCGGCCTCACCCTGCTGGTGCCCTCGACCGCCTGGCACACCCGCGCCGCGAAGGCCGGTATCTACCGGGAGAACGCCCGCCTGATCGAGGAACACGGCCTCGCCGCCTTCCTGAGCGCCGATCTCACCGCGCCGCGGCCGCCGGCCACCGCCGGAACGCCGGAAACCGGGCCCGACGTCGCCGAACGCCTGCTGCCCGCACTGTTCCGCGGGGCGGCGATGAGCGATCTGCCGGACCCCGAGGCGATCGCCACGATCGACGTGCCGACCACGATCCTGGCCTGGATCGACGACCCCGCTCATCCGGTGTCGACCGCCGAGACGCTGCTCGGCCTGCTGCCGGACGCCACCCTGGAGGTGGCGCGCACCCCGGCCGATCTCGCCCGCTGGCCGAAAATCCTGTGCGAGGACGTGGCGCGGCACGGATAG
- a CDS encoding FAD-binding oxidoreductase codes for MTTAPALPPFEVDTRAAVLDQFIADETGRAGRRPLGVVYAKSLEDVLGVVAWARDTRTPIIAHGAGTSLEGHLLAAGRELILDLSQADSILKIDPADFTATVQPGVTRTRLNAATAEYGLQFTVDPGADASLGGMAATNASGTTSVRYGGMRANVLALQVVFADGSHARLGRAVRKSASGYGLKDLLIGSAGTLGIITELTVRLHPIPEYLRSLRISFPTIETAVAAAVDMLGLALPVSRLELVDGPSIIAINAYRGTTHPETPALFIDLEAASAPAAAADEAEIRRVCETNEALQIVVAHTHTDRHALWEDRHTLFFGIKAQHPGHRFLVTDTAVPFSKIAGAVATATRLAAELNLPVSVAGHIGDGNVHAVVPYTDETHSTAKIFSDRVIRHALAAGGTATGEHGIGLAKKQYLRAEHGAATDIMATVKNALDPLAILNPGKIFDV; via the coding sequence ATGACGACCGCCCCCGCGCTCCCGCCGTTCGAGGTCGACACCCGCGCCGCGGTACTCGACCAGTTCATCGCCGACGAGACCGGGCGCGCGGGGCGGCGCCCGCTCGGGGTGGTGTACGCGAAATCGCTCGAGGATGTGCTCGGCGTCGTCGCCTGGGCCCGCGACACCCGGACCCCGATCATCGCGCACGGCGCCGGAACCAGCCTGGAGGGCCACCTGCTGGCCGCCGGCCGGGAACTGATCCTCGATCTCTCGCAGGCGGATTCGATCCTGAAGATCGATCCGGCGGATTTCACCGCGACGGTGCAGCCGGGCGTCACCCGCACCCGCCTCAACGCCGCGACCGCCGAATACGGCCTGCAGTTCACCGTCGATCCCGGCGCGGACGCGTCGCTCGGCGGTATGGCCGCCACCAACGCCAGCGGCACCACCAGCGTCCGTTACGGCGGGATGCGCGCCAATGTGCTTGCCCTGCAAGTGGTCTTCGCCGACGGAAGCCATGCCCGCCTGGGCCGCGCGGTCCGCAAATCCGCCAGCGGCTACGGCCTGAAGGATCTGCTGATCGGCTCGGCGGGCACCCTCGGCATCATCACCGAACTCACCGTCCGCCTGCACCCGATCCCGGAATATTTACGCTCACTGCGCATCTCGTTCCCGACGATCGAGACCGCGGTGGCCGCCGCGGTGGACATGCTGGGCCTGGCCCTGCCGGTGAGCCGCCTGGAACTGGTGGACGGGCCCAGCATCATCGCGATCAACGCCTACCGCGGCACCACCCACCCCGAAACCCCGGCCCTGTTCATCGATCTGGAGGCGGCCTCGGCCCCCGCCGCGGCCGCCGACGAGGCGGAGATCCGCCGCGTCTGCGAGACGAACGAGGCCCTGCAGATCGTGGTGGCGCACACCCACACCGACCGGCACGCCCTCTGGGAGGACCGCCACACCCTGTTCTTCGGCATCAAGGCCCAGCACCCCGGCCACCGCTTCCTGGTGACCGACACCGCCGTCCCGTTCTCGAAGATCGCCGGCGCGGTGGCCACCGCCACCCGCCTGGCCGCGGAGCTGAACCTACCGGTCAGCGTCGCCGGCCACATCGGCGACGGCAACGTCCACGCCGTGGTCCCCTACACCGACGAAACCCATTCCACCGCAAAGATCTTCTCCGACCGGGTGATCCGCCACGCCCTCGCGGCCGGCGGCACCGCCACCGGCGAACACGGCATCGGCCTCGCCAAGAAGCAGTACCTGCGCGCGGAACACGGCGCGGCCACCGACATCATGGCCACGGTGAAAAACGCCCTCGACCCGCTCGCAATCCTCAACCCGGGCAAGATCTTCGACGTGTGA
- a CDS encoding alanine--tRNA ligase-related protein — protein sequence MITTDRTVRTFLDYFRERGHRLTPGGSLVPPPGDPVLYTTSGMHPLTPYLLGQPHPLGRRLTGVQRCLRTTDLDEVGDDTHLTVFEMLGSWSLGDYDGPQSLRWGFDLLHNGFGIEPDRMYVTVFGGDGQVEPDHESRRTWEELGLPVEPTTGENWWSNGPTGLCGPDSEIFVWTGDEVPQGTPTSDDRWVEVWNHVMMRYVRHPGGRLEPMRRPCVDTGLGVERLVRILRNTQSVFEIDLFEPWLTTLPRIWGPLDRRSLRLVSDHLRSSIVVLGDGVTPSPYRHGHILRRLIRRTLTTLWRDEPTRTLSDLPIELVEHTLGHFRQPADPHEVRTGLLDEETGFRRLLQRGRKVLSHRRFTGPLTDDDYRRLHDTYGLPRDLVVYLRVETENG from the coding sequence ATGATCACCACCGACCGGACCGTCCGAACCTTCCTCGACTACTTCCGCGAACGCGGGCACCGGCTCACGCCGGGCGGATCGCTCGTTCCGCCACCGGGAGATCCGGTGTTGTACACCACTTCCGGGATGCACCCGCTGACGCCGTACCTGCTGGGGCAGCCACATCCGCTGGGGCGGCGGCTCACCGGCGTGCAGCGATGTCTGCGCACCACCGATCTCGACGAGGTCGGTGACGACACCCACCTCACCGTCTTCGAGATGCTCGGGTCCTGGTCGCTCGGCGACTACGACGGCCCGCAGAGCCTGCGGTGGGGATTCGACCTGCTGCACAACGGTTTCGGCATCGAACCGGACCGGATGTACGTGACGGTGTTCGGCGGTGACGGACAGGTCGAGCCCGACCACGAGTCCCGGCGCACCTGGGAGGAACTGGGCCTGCCGGTCGAACCGACCACCGGCGAGAACTGGTGGTCGAACGGCCCGACCGGACTCTGCGGACCCGATTCCGAGATCTTCGTCTGGACGGGAGACGAAGTGCCACAGGGCACTCCGACCTCCGACGACCGCTGGGTGGAGGTGTGGAACCACGTCATGATGCGCTACGTCCGCCATCCCGGCGGCCGCCTGGAACCGATGCGCCGGCCCTGCGTCGACACCGGGCTGGGAGTGGAACGACTGGTGCGAATTCTGCGGAATACGCAGTCCGTCTTCGAGATCGACCTCTTCGAGCCCTGGCTGACCACCCTCCCCCGCATCTGGGGTCCGCTGGACCGGCGGTCGCTGCGACTGGTGTCGGACCATCTGCGCTCGAGTATCGTCGTCCTCGGCGACGGGGTCACCCCGTCCCCGTACCGTCACGGTCACATCCTCCGCCGCCTGATCCGCCGCACCCTCACCACGCTGTGGCGCGACGAACCGACCCGCACCCTGTCCGACCTGCCGATCGAACTCGTGGAACACACCCTCGGGCACTTCCGGCAACCGGCCGACCCCCACGAGGTGCGCACCGGCCTGCTCGACGAGGAGACCGGATTCCGCCGGCTGCTCCAGCGCGGCCGGAAGGTGTTGTCCCACCGCCGTTTCACCGGTCCCCTGACCGACGACGACTATCGCCGCCTGCACGACACCTACGGCCTGCCGCGCGACCTCGTGGTGTACCTGCGCGTCGAGACCGAGAACGGGTGA
- a CDS encoding TetR/AcrR family transcriptional regulator, which translates to MPVNTRSDAQRSRVLLVGAVGSLLTAGRVGFSVPELAAEAGVGVATAYRHFPTPQDAMQAFHRRAIEQLLEAFGAIGDGLAPAERFRRVCRTWVEQATQWGAAIRYIRSSQGFVERLAAGDESIVALHDTLAGVLDALARDGRSAEPDIGYAVLLWITIFDERVVYDLTEHRHWSIDEATDRLTRAVAGALGLTV; encoded by the coding sequence GTGCCCGTGAACACCCGCAGCGACGCGCAACGCAGCCGAGTACTGCTGGTCGGCGCGGTCGGCAGTCTGTTGACCGCCGGCCGGGTCGGTTTCTCCGTTCCCGAACTCGCCGCCGAGGCGGGGGTGGGGGTGGCGACGGCCTATCGCCACTTCCCCACGCCGCAGGACGCGATGCAGGCCTTCCACCGGCGGGCGATCGAACAACTGCTCGAGGCGTTCGGCGCGATCGGCGACGGCCTCGCGCCCGCCGAGCGGTTCCGGCGGGTGTGCCGCACCTGGGTGGAACAGGCCACCCAGTGGGGCGCCGCGATCCGATACATCCGCAGCAGTCAGGGATTCGTGGAACGGCTCGCCGCCGGCGACGAATCCATCGTCGCCCTGCACGACACCCTCGCCGGGGTCCTCGACGCGCTGGCCCGCGACGGCCGCTCGGCCGAACCCGATATCGGTTACGCCGTCCTGCTGTGGATCACGATCTTCGACGAGCGCGTGGTGTACGACCTCACCGAGCACCGGCACTGGTCGATCGACGAGGCCACCGACCGCCTGACCCGCGCGGTCGCGGGTGCGCTGGGCCTGACCGTCTGA
- a CDS encoding DUF6636 domain-containing protein — MATIRLTRLVPLAAAAVWALVAFPGIAAADGDQFQSPSGNIFCAMGVRADGTGTVVCQGDGHYAVPKPAECHLAWGDRFSLDQGGAPVSHCHGDTIVPSYSGPGKNPDVPTLDYGNTRSAGTLTCDSEPTGMTCTDSGTGHYIHLSRESNDLG; from the coding sequence GTGGCAACCATCAGGCTCACGCGGCTCGTGCCGCTCGCCGCCGCGGCGGTCTGGGCGCTCGTCGCGTTCCCGGGCATCGCCGCGGCCGACGGCGACCAGTTCCAGTCCCCGTCGGGAAACATTTTCTGCGCCATGGGTGTTCGCGCCGACGGCACCGGCACCGTGGTCTGCCAGGGCGACGGCCACTACGCCGTGCCGAAACCGGCGGAGTGCCATCTGGCCTGGGGCGACCGGTTCAGCCTGGACCAGGGCGGCGCGCCGGTCTCGCACTGCCACGGCGACACGATCGTTCCGTCGTATTCGGGCCCGGGGAAGAACCCGGACGTACCGACCCTCGACTACGGCAACACCCGATCCGCGGGCACCCTCACCTGCGACAGCGAACCCACGGGCATGACCTGCACCGACTCCGGCACCGGGCACTACATCCACCTGTCCCGCGAATCCAACGACCTCGGCTGA
- a CDS encoding nitroreductase family protein → MTFGNVLDLSVDDVLTTTRSVRKRLDLERPVPREVLLECLELALQAPSGSNSQGWQWVFVEDAERKQALADIYRTYATPYLDAPKPAFGDERDARQPRVTDSARYLNDHLHEVPVMLIPCLKGRAENTPGVSSAGFWGSLLPAVWSFMLALRSRGLGSAWTTLHLVGDGEKQAAELLGIPFDRYSQGGLFPIAYTQGTDFRPAKRLPAEQITHWNGW, encoded by the coding sequence ATGACATTCGGGAATGTGCTGGATCTGTCCGTCGACGATGTGCTGACCACCACGCGTTCGGTGCGCAAGCGGCTGGACCTCGAGCGTCCGGTGCCGCGGGAAGTGCTGCTGGAATGCCTCGAACTGGCCCTGCAAGCGCCGAGCGGATCCAATTCCCAGGGCTGGCAGTGGGTGTTCGTCGAGGACGCCGAGCGCAAGCAGGCGCTGGCCGACATCTACCGGACCTACGCGACCCCGTACCTCGACGCACCGAAGCCCGCGTTCGGCGACGAGCGCGATGCGCGCCAGCCGCGCGTGACCGACTCGGCCCGATACCTCAACGACCACCTCCACGAGGTCCCGGTCATGTTGATCCCGTGCCTGAAGGGCCGCGCCGAGAACACCCCGGGTGTGTCGAGCGCGGGTTTCTGGGGTTCGCTGTTGCCCGCGGTATGGAGCTTCATGCTGGCGTTGCGGTCCCGCGGACTCGGATCGGCTTGGACGACACTGCATCTCGTCGGCGACGGCGAGAAGCAGGCCGCCGAGCTGCTCGGCATCCCGTTCGACCGGTACAGCCAGGGCGGGCTGTTCCCGATCGCCTATACCCAGGGCACCGACTTCCGGCCGGCGAAACGCCTTCCGGCCGAACAGATCACCCACTGGAACGGCTGGTAG
- a CDS encoding RidA family protein produces the protein MSAPRFPAARCGGGLLFTAGLAAVDPATLRPSYPSFDEQAAEVFRQLDAALAEAGSTREQILKLDCYLADRQWFPAWNTAFAAYFPTTAPARITTVTTLPIDGLLIEIQAIAVASSQKVRS, from the coding sequence GTGAGCGCACCGCGCTTCCCGGCGGCACGGTGCGGCGGTGGACTGCTGTTCACCGCCGGGCTGGCCGCGGTCGACCCGGCCACCCTGCGGCCCTCGTATCCGAGCTTCGACGAGCAGGCGGCCGAGGTGTTCCGGCAACTGGACGCCGCACTCGCCGAGGCCGGCAGCACCCGCGAACAGATCCTGAAACTCGACTGCTATCTGGCGGATCGGCAGTGGTTCCCCGCGTGGAACACCGCCTTCGCCGCGTACTTCCCGACGACCGCACCGGCGCGGATCACCACCGTCACCACCCTGCCCATCGACGGGCTGCTCATCGAGATCCAGGCGATCGCCGTCGCCTCATCCCAGAAAGTTCGATCATGA
- a CDS encoding amino acid permease yields the protein MTTSTRVGTAALRRTTSFRVRSTDASNAAAVPDSGLKRSLGRVDLIAMGVGTIVGAGIFVTTGIAAATKAGPAIMLSFVLSGVICVLVALCYSELAAMTPVSGSAYTYTYSTMGEVPAFLVGWNLLLEYAVAAAAIAIGWSGLFGAALNSLFGVTLPKAIAGGPSDGGVINLPAVLIVALLVAVLVFEVKVAAAVVKTLVALTIAVLVLVVAIGVPHLHGGNWTPFMPFGIHGIAAGAALAFFAYLGFDVVATSAEETRDPRRNLPWGIIGSVVIATVLYVAVCAVLTGVAPYQSLNNSAPVATALAAIGAGWIGKVILVASVIALTKGLLMVFYGQTRLVFAMSRDGLVPKALCRTSARGVPVRLALVLGVVIAVVAGLLPIGTVAELVNIGALFAFVIVALGVLILRRTDPDRPRPFRTPLMPLVPLVAIAGCIWLATTFEALTWLRFVIWSVVGIALYLGYGRRHSVVGRTTGAEVTA from the coding sequence ATGACGACATCCACCCGGGTCGGTACCGCAGCGCTGCGCCGGACGACCTCCTTCCGCGTGCGCAGCACCGACGCCTCGAATGCCGCGGCCGTCCCCGACAGCGGGCTCAAACGCAGCCTCGGGCGCGTGGATCTGATCGCGATGGGGGTCGGCACGATCGTCGGCGCCGGCATCTTCGTGACCACCGGAATCGCGGCCGCGACGAAAGCCGGACCGGCGATCATGCTGTCGTTCGTACTGTCCGGGGTGATCTGTGTCCTGGTCGCCCTGTGCTACAGCGAATTGGCCGCGATGACACCGGTTTCCGGCAGCGCCTACACCTATACCTATTCCACGATGGGAGAGGTGCCGGCCTTTCTGGTCGGCTGGAATCTGCTCCTGGAATACGCGGTGGCGGCCGCGGCCATCGCCATCGGCTGGTCCGGATTGTTCGGCGCGGCATTGAATTCGCTGTTCGGCGTGACATTGCCGAAGGCGATCGCCGGCGGGCCCAGTGACGGCGGCGTGATCAACCTGCCCGCCGTGCTCATCGTGGCGTTACTGGTCGCGGTGCTGGTATTCGAGGTGAAAGTGGCCGCGGCCGTGGTGAAGACGCTGGTGGCGCTCACCATCGCGGTGCTGGTGCTGGTGGTCGCCATCGGCGTACCGCATCTGCACGGCGGCAACTGGACACCGTTCATGCCCTTCGGCATCCACGGGATCGCCGCCGGTGCGGCGCTCGCGTTCTTCGCCTATCTCGGGTTCGACGTCGTCGCCACCTCCGCCGAGGAGACTCGCGATCCGCGCCGCAACCTGCCGTGGGGCATCATCGGCTCGGTCGTGATCGCCACCGTGCTGTACGTCGCGGTGTGCGCGGTGCTGACCGGCGTCGCGCCCTATCAGAGCCTGAACAATTCGGCCCCGGTCGCGACCGCGCTGGCGGCGATCGGCGCCGGCTGGATCGGCAAGGTGATCCTGGTCGCCTCGGTGATCGCGCTGACCAAGGGCCTGCTGATGGTGTTCTACGGCCAGACCCGGCTGGTGTTCGCGATGAGCCGCGACGGACTGGTGCCGAAGGCGTTGTGCCGCACCAGCGCCCGTGGCGTCCCGGTCCGGTTGGCCCTGGTGCTCGGCGTCGTGATCGCGGTGGTCGCGGGCCTGCTGCCCATCGGCACGGTCGCCGAACTGGTCAACATCGGCGCGCTGTTCGCCTTCGTCATCGTCGCCCTCGGCGTGCTGATCCTGCGCCGCACCGACCCCGACCGGCCGCGGCCGTTCCGGACCCCGCTCATGCCGCTGGTGCCGCTGGTCGCGATCGCCGGATGTATCTGGCTGGCCACCACATTCGAGGCGCTCACCTGGCTGCGCTTCGTGATCTGGAGCGTGGTGGGCATCGCGCTGTATCTCGGTTACGGCCGCCGGCATTCCGTGGTCGGCCGCACCACCGGAGCGGAGGTCACCGCGTGA
- a CDS encoding alpha-hydroxy acid oxidase, producing the protein MTAQLDSFYPTGVTFGTLDEIHRAAAAALPADVLDFVEGGAGQEITLRANRTAFERWRILPEPMSGVGAPSTATELLGMPLATPILTAPFGGDGLFHPDGHLAVARAAAGRGALAIVPEAGSFSYRQVREVAPAAARIAQVHPFAHAGAVAAQVRRLGYQALCVTVDCPVGGFRTRNMGNRFDPDQRFFAGNLTGADGAPGVAEVFGQLLKRGATVWNWEQLAEVAGRFGMPWIAKGVLTPAAAEKALEIGAAGLVVSNHGGRQVDPAPASLDMLPRIRAAAGPGVPILLDSGVRTGADIFVALALGADAVIIGRSALYGLAAAGAAGVDRVLELLTEELRTLMILAGAATVSDIGRARVLKADS; encoded by the coding sequence GTGACCGCCCAGCTGGACAGCTTCTATCCCACCGGCGTCACCTTCGGAACCCTCGACGAGATCCACCGGGCCGCGGCCGCCGCCCTGCCCGCCGATGTCCTCGACTTCGTGGAAGGCGGTGCGGGACAAGAGATCACGCTGCGCGCCAACCGGACGGCGTTCGAGCGCTGGCGGATCCTGCCCGAGCCGATGAGCGGGGTCGGCGCACCGTCCACCGCGACCGAACTGCTCGGCATGCCGCTGGCCACCCCGATCCTCACCGCACCGTTCGGCGGGGACGGATTGTTCCATCCCGACGGGCATCTCGCGGTCGCCCGCGCGGCGGCCGGGCGCGGCGCGCTGGCGATCGTGCCGGAGGCGGGCAGCTTCTCCTACCGGCAGGTGCGGGAGGTCGCACCGGCGGCGGCCCGCATCGCCCAGGTGCATCCCTTCGCACACGCGGGAGCCGTTGCGGCACAGGTGCGGCGGCTGGGGTACCAGGCGTTGTGTGTGACCGTCGACTGCCCGGTCGGCGGTTTCCGCACCCGCAACATGGGCAACCGCTTCGATCCGGACCAGCGTTTCTTCGCCGGTAACCTGACCGGGGCCGACGGCGCTCCCGGCGTCGCCGAGGTCTTCGGCCAGTTGCTGAAACGCGGTGCCACGGTGTGGAACTGGGAGCAGCTGGCCGAGGTCGCGGGCCGGTTCGGGATGCCGTGGATCGCCAAGGGGGTACTCACCCCGGCCGCCGCCGAGAAGGCCCTGGAGATCGGCGCCGCCGGTCTGGTGGTGTCGAATCACGGTGGCCGGCAGGTCGATCCGGCGCCGGCCAGCCTGGACATGTTGCCGCGCATCCGCGCCGCCGCCGGACCCGGCGTCCCGATCCTGCTGGACAGCGGGGTCCGCACCGGCGCGGACATCTTCGTCGCGCTCGCCCTCGGCGCGGACGCGGTGATCATCGGCCGGTCCGCCCTGTACGGGCTGGCCGCGGCCGGCGCCGCCGGGGTCGACCGGGTCCTGGAGTTGCTCACCGAGGAGCTGCGCACCCTGATGATCCTCGCCGGGGCCGCCACGGTTTCCGATATCGGCCGGGCCCGGGTTCTGAAGGCGGACTCGTGA